Proteins co-encoded in one Phycisphaerae bacterium genomic window:
- a CDS encoding prepilin-type N-terminal cleavage/methylation domain-containing protein has product MRLRAFTLLEVLLVIALMGLLMALVYPSFESDRRHRSLTESAERLRALIEMAHARAMQEGIRYRISFPGTPDPNDPNAETEVDVPFETLQPEVVRQIDPQGSPEAYGGFDADWKNQPILQAGTRCVSVLPGKPSYAINTRWPIADPGMPEDKTQFVPLTLFPDGTTEWVTFILTDLPFDTELEPHHFTRILYLIVDGRTGQVWMQRAMLNDEVEIMHEYKAEPIMHVDFVSPEVITEANILDIRRTRAVGSR; this is encoded by the coding sequence ATGCGTCTTCGAGCGTTTACATTGCTGGAAGTCCTGCTCGTGATTGCCCTCATGGGCCTGCTGATGGCCTTGGTCTATCCCAGCTTTGAGTCCGATCGCCGACACCGGTCTTTGACCGAGTCGGCGGAGCGACTGCGGGCTCTGATCGAGATGGCCCACGCCAGAGCGATGCAGGAGGGCATTCGTTACCGCATCTCCTTCCCCGGTACCCCTGATCCCAACGATCCGAATGCAGAGACGGAAGTGGACGTTCCCTTCGAGACGCTTCAACCCGAGGTGGTTCGGCAGATCGATCCGCAGGGCAGCCCGGAAGCGTACGGCGGGTTCGACGCCGACTGGAAGAACCAGCCTATTTTGCAGGCCGGCACGCGATGCGTTTCGGTGCTGCCCGGCAAACCCAGCTATGCCATCAACACCCGTTGGCCGATTGCCGATCCGGGCATGCCGGAGGACAAGACTCAGTTCGTGCCGCTCACCCTGTTTCCCGATGGTACGACGGAATGGGTGACCTTTATCCTGACGGATCTGCCGTTCGACACGGAACTTGAGCCGCACCACTTCACGCGAATCCTGTATCTGATTGTCGACGGTCGTACCGGCCAGGTGTGGATGCAGCGGGCGATGTTGAACGACGAGGTCGAGATCATGCATGAGTATAAGGCCGAGCCGATCATGCATGTCGACTTCGTCAGCCCGG